The segment ATACTTTTCCTGGTCCGCCAATAATGATTGAATCAATCTTGCCTGTCTGTAAATTTATATCGATATCTCCTATATTACCAAGCTTTTTTCCATCCGCTACATTGACGACGTCCTTCACTTGAAAGTCAGATATTTTCAGCATTGTTTCACTCCTATGACTTTATACGTTTTGTTTCCTTACAGCGTTACGCTGGTATGCAAGGAAAGCCTTACTAAAATATATGTTGTCCTGATGATAATTAGCATGGAAAAATCGCTATAAAAAAGAAAAACTGCCGAGAATTCGGCAGTTTTCTTTTTGGTAATATTAGCTTTGAATGTTTTTATTCATTTGTTTAATAGCAGCCTTTTCTAATCTTGACACTTGAGCTTGCGAGATACCTATTTCATCAGCAACTTCCATTTGCGTTTTTCCTTGAAAAAATCGCTTTCGCAATATAAGTTTTTCTCGATCATTCAATCTTCGCATACCTTCTTTGAGCGCAAGCTCCTCGACCCACTGGATATCCTTGTTTTTTTCGTCACTTAACTGGTCCATGACGTAAATTGGATCTCCACCATCGTTATATATCGGTTCAAAGAGTGAAACTGGATCTTGAATAGCATCCAATGCGAATACAATATCCTCATGTGGAATATCAAGCTCTTTTGCGATTTCCTCCGCTGTTGGCTCTTTTGATGTTTTACTCATCAATCGCTCCCTGACTTGCAATGCTTTATAAGCTATATCCCTTAAGGACCTGGAAACTCTTATCGGGTTATTATCGCGCAAGTATCGGCGAATTTCACCAATAATCATCGGGACAGCATAGGTGGAAAACTTTACGTTTTGACTTAAATCAAAATTATCAATAGATTTCATTAGACCGATACAACCAACTTGAAATAAGTCATCGACAAACTCACCTCTGTTATTAAACCGTTGGATGACACTCAAAACGAGGCGAAGATTACCATTTACGAGACTTTCTCTTGCGGAAATATCTCCCTTATGCATTTGCTTGAAGAGCTCTCTCATTTCTTCGTTTTTTAATACTGGAAGCTTAGATGTATCCACACCGCAAATTTCTACTTTATTTCGAGTCAATCTATTTCCCTCCTCACAGGAGCTGCTGTACAAAAAACAGTATCTCCTTGAGCAGGAAAAATATGCATAAGCTATTTCCATCCTAAACTAAATTTCAGGAAGCAAACACCGGCAAAAAACAATCACAACAATACTTTTCTACAATAATAATTTTTTAAAAATATTTTTGCGCAGCTTTGTATAAGCAAAAAAATATGCCAGCTAATTTCACTTTAAAAGAAGATAAATTTCTCCTGTTAAAATCTAAATTTAGCCGACATATTGTCTAATAAGGCATTAAACCATTTTATTAAATTCCTTTTGCAGTCTCTTAATAATTCTTTTTTCAAGTCTTGAGATATAAGACTGAGATATACCGAGCATATCAGCAACATCCTTTTGTGTCTTTTCCTCACCTGTTCCAAGACCAAAACGAAGCTCCATGATTTGTTTCTCTCTTTTAGATAGCTGATGCAACGCTCTGATAAGCAGCTTCTTATCAACACTCGCATCAAGATCCTTTGTTATTATATCTTCTTCTGTTCCCATCACGTCTGATAAAAGGAGCTCATTGCCGTCCCAGTCGATATTTAGCGGTTCGTCAAAGGATACCTCTGATCGTATCTTATTATTCCTTCTTAAATACATCAAGATTTCATTTTCAATACATCTAGATGCATATGTAGCAAGCTTAATTTTCTTCTCAGGATTAAATGTATTAACAGCTTTAATTAATCCGATTGTGCCAATGCTTATTAAGTCCTCAATATTAATTCCTGTGTTCTCAAATTTTCTCGCAATATAAACAACAAGCCGCAAATTACGTTCAATTAAAATAGATCTTGCTGCCTGATCGCCTTCTGGCAGCTTTTGCAGCAATTCTTCCTCTTCTTCCTTGCTTAATGGGGGAGGCAATGCTTCGCTTCCGCCAATATAAAAAACTTCATCTGTTTTCAAACCTAATTTCATTAAGAGCTTATACCAGTAGTAGGTTAAGCGAAGCTTTAATTTTTTCATAATTGTCCTCCTTCTAAATGATGTGTCAATAGAGTATAGTATATTAACTGACCATTCCACGTTTGACTTCATTGATTTTGTTGCCTGTCAGCATCTTCGGGTGAACAATGCATGAAAATGCGTCATCTGATGACAGCTGCTGTCTCGTAAATGAAATCAGCCCTTTTTCCACTAAGAAGCTTCCTTCTTTATTTTCAATGATAAGCTCTTCAGGCTTGATGGCAATCATGAGCTGGTGCTCCTTCCCCATAACTTTATATGGGATAATCCGCATTCTATATTGCCAATCATCATTAAGCTGTACCTTTCCATGAATAATGGAATCAGAATCATCAACAATTTCATTAAGCTCTTTCGGGATTTCTGTTGCTTTCATCGCATTAATGGAGACAAACATGACAGGTACACGCGAAATCGGATCGTATACTTGGTTACCACTGTCAACAAGCCCTTTTAATGAGAACTCCATGCCGGCAATTTGAAACTTCACTTGCACAATTTCATCATATTTAATTTTCGTAATTTCCATGCTTTCCACATTCTTTTTAGAAAAATGCCAGGCTGCAGGAAAACCAAGCAAAACAAACAGCCAACTGATAGGATCGCCAAAGCCTTTAACGCTAGCAAGTAGAACAGAAGTAGATAATTGAAAATCAAATTGAATAAAATAATGTGAGCCAATTAAGACTCCGCCAATAAGAAATGTGACAAAATAAAATGTCATTAATCCGCTGAGATAATAGCGAAGTCTTTTGTAACCAAAAACAGTCAAAACCATAACACAAGAGAACAATAGCTTAGAGATTGGATGACTTGTATAGATATGATATGGAGTGACAGCCAAGAGGATGATAATAGATCCAATCAGACCGCCGCACAGCACTCTCCACAGCTTTATATTTCGCTTTAGGATGATGGCTGTCAAATAGAGCAGCAAGCTGTCAAACAGGAAATTCAGCAGCCATATTACATCTAAATAAATGGCCAAACATGTAAGCCTCCTTCCTAAAGTTTTATGGCAAAATTTTAGCTTGCTCATCTAACTCTATTAATCTGTTACGAAAAAGTATAACCTACCACACAAGGAAAGTGTGTCACTTCCTGTAATCAAAAAAACAGAAATTTTCCCTATTATCAACAGATTTTGTCACTATTTCTTGCCTTATGCGATGAGTCGTTCTAGCAGTGAATTGTCAGTTTTTTTGGAGGAGAATTAGAAAGGTTTCAGAGGTACTTTTATTTCCCAGGCTATGAAATGCAAAAAAAAAAGCGGGAAATAACTCCCGCTCATTTTTATCTTCTACGATTTCGGTTACGCAAAAATGTTGGTATATCAAGTGTATCTTCACCTGTTTGAATATTATTATTGCGAACAGGCTCTTTCACATTATTGTTAGGAGACTCTTCACGCTTCACTTCACGTGAGCCTACAGGGTTGCTTGACGGCTTCATATTGTTTAAAGAAGGTCTTGCAGAAGAAACCGGCATTGTATCTTGATTGAAACCTGTCGCAATTACTGTAACGACAATTTCATCTTTTAAGTTTTCGTTAATAACAGAACCGAAGATCATGTTAACGTCTTGGTCAGATGCAGAAGCGACAATATCTGCTGCTTCCTGTACCTCGTAAAGACTTAGGTTAGATCCGCCAGTAATGTTCATCAGCACACCTTGTGCTCCATCAATGGATGTCTCAAGCAATGGAGAAGATATCGCCTTTTTCGCTGCTTCAGCAGCACGGTTTTCACCTGACGCTACGCCGATACCCATCAATGCAGAACCTTTGTTAACCATGATTGTTTTTACATCGGCAAAGTCAAGGTTGATTAATCCTGGTGTAGCGATAAGGTCAGAAATACCTTGGACACCTTGTCTTAATACGTTATCTGCTTCTCTGAATGCTTCAAGCATCGGAGTGCTCTTATCAACAATCTCAAGCAGACGGTCATTTGGAATAACAATCAATGTGTCTACAGCTTCTTTAAGAGCAGAGATTCCACTTGCTGCATGTGTAGAACGTTTGCGCCCTTCAAATGTGAACGGTCTTGT is part of the Niallia taxi genome and harbors:
- a CDS encoding YlmC/YmxH family sporulation protein, coding for MLKISDFQVKDVVNVADGKKLGNIGDIDINLQTGKIDSIIIGGPGKVLGFFNREADIVIPWSNILKIGEDVILVKYTKSLELIDVEE
- the sigG gene encoding RNA polymerase sporulation sigma factor SigG, whose translation is MTRNKVEICGVDTSKLPVLKNEEMRELFKQMHKGDISARESLVNGNLRLVLSVIQRFNNRGEFVDDLFQVGCIGLMKSIDNFDLSQNVKFSTYAVPMIIGEIRRYLRDNNPIRVSRSLRDIAYKALQVRERLMSKTSKEPTAEEIAKELDIPHEDIVFALDAIQDPVSLFEPIYNDGGDPIYVMDQLSDEKNKDIQWVEELALKEGMRRLNDREKLILRKRFFQGKTQMEVADEIGISQAQVSRLEKAAIKQMNKNIQS
- the sigE gene encoding RNA polymerase sporulation sigma factor SigE, producing MKKLKLRLTYYWYKLLMKLGLKTDEVFYIGGSEALPPPLSKEEEEELLQKLPEGDQAARSILIERNLRLVVYIARKFENTGINIEDLISIGTIGLIKAVNTFNPEKKIKLATYASRCIENEILMYLRRNNKIRSEVSFDEPLNIDWDGNELLLSDVMGTEEDIITKDLDASVDKKLLIRALHQLSKREKQIMELRFGLGTGEEKTQKDVADMLGISQSYISRLEKRIIKRLQKEFNKMV
- the spoIIGA gene encoding sigma-E processing peptidase SpoIIGA translates to MAIYLDVIWLLNFLFDSLLLYLTAIILKRNIKLWRVLCGGLIGSIIILLAVTPYHIYTSHPISKLLFSCVMVLTVFGYKRLRYYLSGLMTFYFVTFLIGGVLIGSHYFIQFDFQLSTSVLLASVKGFGDPISWLFVLLGFPAAWHFSKKNVESMEITKIKYDEIVQVKFQIAGMEFSLKGLVDSGNQVYDPISRVPVMFVSINAMKATEIPKELNEIVDDSDSIIHGKVQLNDDWQYRMRIIPYKVMGKEHQLMIAIKPEELIIENKEGSFLVEKGLISFTRQQLSSDDAFSCIVHPKMLTGNKINEVKRGMVS
- the ftsZ gene encoding cell division protein FtsZ — protein: MLEFDTNIDSLAVIKVIGVGGGGNNAVNRMIEHGVQGVEFIAVNTDAQALNLSKAEIKMQIGGKLTRGLGAGANPDVGKKAAEESKEQIEEALKGADMVFVTAGMGGGTGTGAAPVIAQIAKDIGALTVGVVTRPFTFEGRKRSTHAASGISALKEAVDTLIVIPNDRLLEIVDKSTPMLEAFREADNVLRQGVQGISDLIATPGLINLDFADVKTIMVNKGSALMGIGVASGENRAAEAAKKAISSPLLETSIDGAQGVLMNITGGSNLSLYEVQEAADIVASASDQDVNMIFGSVINENLKDEIVVTVIATGFNQDTMPVSSARPSLNNMKPSSNPVGSREVKREESPNNNVKEPVRNNNIQTGEDTLDIPTFLRNRNRRR